The following are encoded together in the Hippoglossus stenolepis isolate QCI-W04-F060 chromosome 12, HSTE1.2, whole genome shotgun sequence genome:
- the gpr75 gene encoding probable G-protein coupled receptor 75 produces MNTTVTPSDLVDVPRHQSVNGTLGNQTPSGWAVIHTATLTFCSLLLIFIFCLGSYGNLVVFLSFFDPAFRKFRTNFDFMILNLSFCDLFICCVTAPMFALVLFLDAGGGDGVSKSFCFAFHLTSSGFIIMSLETVAVIALHRLRMVLGQQPNRTASFPRTLVLTALLWTSSFTMAALLTMRAYPHRDGPCLPHFGLGGGQARVVLYVYLADFAFCVAVVSVSYLMIAQTLRKNAQVRKCPIITVDATCPPPPPPLIAAGFESMQCAVQGPSLYRNQTYNKLQNVQIHSYANRTGHPLVPGAAQGATCCQLVSTVNLATAKDSKAVVTCVVIVFSVLLCCLPMGVSLAQDVLSPESSFAHYQFELCGFVLIFLKSGINPFVYSRNSAGLRRRVLCCIQWAALGFLCCKQKTRLHAMGKGSLEVNRNKSSHHETNSAYVLSPKPQRRLVDQACGPSHSRDCVGSPRATGARKPRPPSTSTPINTRIEPYYSIYNSSPSAGPSSPTSLQPVSSQTFAFAKSYVAMHYHTHQDALQDFESTSVHQIPIPSV; encoded by the coding sequence ATGAACACCACTGTTACACCATCAGACCTGGTGGATGTGCCGAGACATCAGTCCGTCAATGGCACCCTGGGCAACCAAACGCCGTCCGGCTGGGCCGTGATTCACACGGCCACCTTGACCTTCTGCTCCCTGCTCCTGATCTTCATCTTCTGCCTGGGCTCCTATGGGAACCTCGTGGTGTTCCTGTCCTTCTTCGACCCGGCGTTCCGCAAGTTCCGCACCAACTTCGACTTCATGATCCTCAACCTGTCCTTCTGCGACCTGTTCATTTGCTGCGTGACTGCTCCCATGTTTGCACTGGTGCTCTTCCTGGACGCGGGCGGAGGGGACGGCGTGTCGAAGAGCTTCTGCTTTGCCTTCCACCTGACCAGCTCGGGCTTCATCATCATGTCCCTGGAGACGGTGGCTGTCATCGCCCTGCACAGACTGCGCATGGTTTTGGGGCAGCAGCCCAACCGCACCGCCTCCTTCCCGCGCACGCTGGTCCTCACCGCCCTGCTGTGGACGTCCAGCTTCACCATGGCTGCCCTCCTGACCATGAGAGCGTACCCACACAGAGACGGGCCCTGCTTGCCCCACTTCGGCCTGGGAGGTGGACAGGCGAGGGTGGTGTTGTATGTCTACCTGGCAGACTTTGCCTTTTGTGTAGCCGTGGTGTCCGTATCCTATCTGATGATCGCGCAAACCCTGAGGAAGAATGCACAAGTGAGGAAATGCCCCATCATCACAGTGGATGCCACATGCCCTCCGCCCCCTCCGCCTCTCATTGCAGCAGGCTTCGAGAGCATGCAGTGTGCCGTCCAAGGCCCCTCTCTGTACCGCAACCAGACTTACAACAAACTGCAGAATGTTCAGATACACTCATATGCCAACAGGACCGGCCACCCTCTGGTCCCTGGTGCTGCCCAAGGAGCCACCTGCTGTCAGTTGGTGTCCACGGTCAACCTGGCCACAGCCAAAGACTCGAAGGCGGTGGTCACCTGTGTTGTCATAGTgttctctgtgctgttgtgCTGCTTGCCAATGGGGGTTTCACTGGCACAGGACGTTTTGTCACCAGAAAGCAGCTTTGCACATTACCAGTTTGAACTGTGCGGCTTTGTGCTCATTTTTCTCAAGTCAGGCATCAATCCCTTTGTGTACTCGCGCAACAGCGCGGGCCTCCGCCGCCGCGTGCTGTGCTGTATTCAGTGGGCGGCGCTGGGCTTTCTCTGTTGCAAGCAAAAGACTCGTCTGCATGCGATGGGGAAGGGCAGCCTGGAAGTCAATCGCAATAAATCCTCCCATCATGAAACCAACTCGGCCTATGTGCTGTCTCCCAAGCCACAGAGGAGGCTAGTGGACCAGGCCTGTGGGCCCAGTCACTCCAGGGATTGTGTCGGTAGTCCAAGAGCCACAGGTGCTCGCAAACCTCGCCCGCCGAGCACCTCCACACCCATCAACACCCGCATCGAGCCCTACTACAGCATATACAACAGCAGTCCCTCTGCAGGGCCCAGCTCCCCCACCAGCCTGCAGCCTGTCAGCTCTCAGACATTTGCCTTTGCCAAGTCATATGTAGCCATGCACTACCACACTCACCAAGACGCACTGCAAGACTTTGAGAGCACCTCAGTGCACCAGATTCCCATTCCCTCCGTCTAA